TTGACAGTATGAAAAGAAATCTGTAGGTACCCCCAGTACTCAGCTCAGACTAGGTGATGTTGAAGAGCCAGGAGTGAACCAGACACAGCTCTGAACTCCGACATGCTCAGTCCAGCAGGTGCAACAGACTAAAGTACAGACAGACAGCTTGCCTGAATGCAGCGCATTCAGCCTGTGTGCTcaaggcacacatgtgccatggtgctaTGGGCCAGAGGCAGCGAGTCAGGCCTGAGGATCCCTAGGctgtgatgggaaagtgtaggGACAGTGGGATCTGAGAGTAGGGAGCAAGCCTCCATGGGAGGTTCCTAGTGGCACCAGTTCCCGAAGAATCTGCCAGTGGAAAAGGACATTTTAGACAGGCTATCCAGTTATAACTGCAATGAACTGGCTGACAGGCTTAGGCGGGGACACTTAGTGTCTATCGGGCCCGAGGTGGACCTGTGCATCATCCCTGTTGTCTGAGTAAGGAGACGGGTCAGAGAACCGCCCCAGCTCTCAGGTCTCTGAGGAAGACCTGAAACCCAAACCCAGCTGATGGCAGGGGATATATTCTGTTCTCCATGGAGAAGGCAGTGTCACAGAGCATTTGGGATTGGAGGGGCCTTGGAAACAGGAAGGGATTGTATTTTTTCATAGGGTGTCCTTCCTCTCCCTAAGATGATTATAGGAGACCAGTGGGGCAGGGCTCCCCCAAGTCTCAGCAGACCATGGTGCTCCAACAAGTGAAGCAGGATGCTGCTGGGGTTGGGCATTGTCTGAGAGATAAGCCCAGGCCCTGGAAATTGAGGTGAGTTGTTGTTGAAGGAACGTCACAGGGAGGGTGTCATGTCTCCCTGGATCAGAGCATGGAGTGGGAGGTTGGCAATGGTCCAAGAGAGATGAGCAGAACTGAGTAGGGACATTAGGGTCTGATGGGTAAGACAGCCCCAGTGACCACATAGTCAACCAGTAGGTCCATCCCTTAACCCAAACCAGCCATTCTCACCATACTTTATAATTGGTTTGAGCAAAAGATCTGTCCTACAGGGTAGACAGGCACCCCTGGGGCTGATGGAAGCATCTAGCAGAGCCCAGAATATTAGAATCCCTCATGGATATGTTTCAAAATTCCTTTTTGTGTGTCGTTAGAATCCATCAGAAGGCTCCCTCCCTTTCTGGAACCTTCTACCCACTCACTGTTTGGCACCATGTGGAGATACCATTTCCTTCTGCTATGGTCCCCACCATCTGGCTCCAGCATATTTTGAAAGTCAAGGGGAaaagccaggcaaggtggcacaagcctgtaatctcagcatttgaaagCCTAAGGCAAAATCATCTCCAATTCCAGGCAGACTTGGACTATAACTGGAAGACCacctcaaaaaatagaaaagctaAGCTTTCTCCACCTTCCCAAGGTCACCACTTCCCAATATCCCTAAGACAAGTGAAGCAAGTATACTCTGCTTCAGGCAGTTACACCCGAGGAATCTGTCCACACATACCACCCCACTGAGTCCTACAGGCAGTTAGCCTGAGAGACTCTCATTATCCAGGGTCCCACTAGGCCCTGCTGCAGACATCCCTTTGTTCAGGTCCTGACAAATTCTTAAATTCTGGGGTTTCAACCACTCTGAACCCTAATCTCACTGATCACCCAGGATGGAGTCCTTGCCCCAGCTGAAGCAGATGGTTTGTGCCAGGTCATGGACAGGCTCATAAGCACTGGTGGTTTAGGGGTTTCCAGCCTCAGTGTCCCCCTGCCTGAGGTACAATTCATTCCAAGCCCTGAACCCCCTCACCTCTGTGGAAACAGGCAGCCAGACAGGAAGAAGGGTTTCATGCCAATAATTTATTGAACGGAGGTCTGTACACAGGCAAACCTTACTGTGGAAACTAAGACACCAGGGGCTCTTTCCCTACTCCCTCCTTCCAGGATAGGGAGAGGGTAGAAGCCTTGGGAGCAGAGGACAAGAGGGGGGGATACAGCTGAGGGGAGGGGCGGGTTGGATGGTGTGAATCGAcgtttttctttaagaaaaaaattataacaatCTATTTACACCCAGGGGGCCAGGGAAGGGAAAAGGTGGGCTGGGCTGGTTCTATTTACAAGGGAcatgggagggggaaaggagtggtagcctgggggaggggaggggaccaAGGGGGTAGAAGGTCCTCATAGCCCTAAACCCCcgtccttccttctcttccctccccacaaCCAGTTAAAATCCTCTTTAAAAAGCCTACCACAAAGgtaaggctgaggaaggagggccTAGATGTTAGGGGTAGGAGTTCATTTACCTCTGCCCTCTAGTCTAGGGGCCcagccagggcaggagcttgATGAGGCTATGCAccacccccccccaccttccCAGCCCCACTTGGGAATTCCCAGATGGATGTGGAGGGGTAGTTGGTGGGGCCCTCAAGAAGAGTTAGCCAGGGTAGGTGCGGCATCAGGTGCCTGCCAGTCTGGGCCGGTCTGAGTCTCAGTTAAagctgaaggagggaggaggagacagttAGCTTCTGCATCATCCCCACCGCCATGCCATGAGAGTAGAACTTGTTTCAAGACACTGCAAGAAGCTGacagctagccgggcggtggtggcgcacgcctttaatcccagcacttgggaggcagaggcaggtgagtctctgtgagttcaagaccagcctggcctacaagagctagttccaggacaggctccaaagccacagagaaccctgtctcaaaaaaccaaaaaaaaaaaaaaagaaagaaactgacagCTGTCACTTCTGGTTCAGGGCTACAAACTCAGATGCCAAAGGCCAGCTTGACACTAAAGTGGCTCACATCAGGGAGCCAGGCTCCATGGAAGAAAGGAGCAGCTGGACAGAGCTCCAACTGCTGTCAGGAGACAGACCCACAGCTACCAAATCCAGTTTTCTCCCCCAAAGAAACAGGAAAtctgggttgttgtttttttttacccAAAATGGCCCAGTGTTTAAATGTGGGcaactttctgtttattttgttcagACCAAGAAATGTTTGGTATTTAAACACAAATGTGGCCAATACTGTCCTAAGGTTGATGACATGCTATGCCTTCTGTGCCATCAAATGTCGACAAATTAAAACCTGTAGAAGCCAAGGACAGCCCCCGCTTTATCCTTAACACATGTTCCCCAACTTACCTTGTGAGGACGAGGTGAGGGCAGCAGGGCCTGCTGGGGACCTCAAGTGAGGAGGGATGAGAATGGCATTGAGAGACGGCTGGATGGAGAGTTCTAGACATAGGAATTGACATGCCCAGTCAGGGAGAGGCCGGGCATTTGGAGAGCCAGTTAGGGTTAGGATGGGGAACCAAACAGGGACCCAGTTACTGGCAAGGTCAGGTAGTAGAGACATTAGCCACAGGACTCTTGGTGTAAAACTGGAAAAGATGTAGCATCTAGCCACAATGTGGTGGTGACATCTGGCTGAGTCCAAGGCTGCCCTGTACCCTCTCAGTTCCTAGTCCTGTCTCTCCACGTCCCCCAAAAACTCCACAGGCCCCAAGCTGTGCTCTCACCACCAGGACTGAAGTTGAAGAGCGGGGGAAGCGGGCGGTTGTTGGGTAGCTGGGTTCCGAGACACCGCAGTTCATCAAAGAAGCTGTGGGCACAGGCCTCTAGTGGGGAGAGCCTTGAGGATGGAGTGTACTCCAACAGGCTTGAGCAGAGCGCAATGGCCTCAGGTGGTGTCCGAGATTTGAATACCTGTGGGTGGTTAAGCAGGTGGGTGCTGTGACACCAGGATGGTGTGCCTTATAGGGCACACCTGTTGCCTCCCTGACACCCACCTCCCCAATAAGGAAACAGGCATAAATACTGAACTGGGCAGCTAGCTCAGTTTCCTTGCCACTATATAAATGGGAATCTTGTATTTACCTATGGGTTCtcaacttttaaaattctataaaCTTCACAATCTGAAAGTGTTGTTGACTGACTCCCTGTTTAACTTCAGACATACACCCCCAAccataacttatttttattttttatatctgtttattttactttatgaatGTGGTGCCTGAGTACATGGCTGTTGACCACACGCATGCctgtaggatcccctggaactgggcttacaggtagttgtgagccaccatgtgggtgctgggaattgaacccaggtcctctataagagtaacaagtgctcttaaccactgagccacgtctCAAGCCCCACAAGCTATGATTTTTAAGCCAGGTCTCCAGATCAGCTGGCCTACAAGGGGACCCAGCCCTTCAGCCATGCTGTATGAACCCCTAGTACTGCCCTACCTTTGTCCAGGGGTGAGCTTTGATTTGTGGGAACTTGAACTCTGTGTAGTTGGGGTTCATCTCTCGGATTTGTTCCCTGGTTGGCGTTCCTAGTACCTGGAAAGGAAACGGAGGAGTCTGAAACAAGGGCCCTTTCCTCAGGCCCGGCCCATCCTCCCtggccctgcccctgccttcacCTTGATGATCTCCACAAGCTGGTCCACTCCACTGTCCCCAGGGAAGATGGGCTGGCCAAGAAGCAGCTCAGCCAGTACACAGCCAGCTGACCACACATCTGAAGGGGACGGGCAGAAGTTCAACACTAGGCAGCCAAAGCCACCAAGTCCACTCCTTTGCACACATGGCTATCTCCAGAGGAACTGGCTCAAGACCACACCCAGAATGGGAAACTGAAGCCTGAACCTCCAGGTCTACCTGGCTCAGCTACACTTACAGCCCCCATGCCCTCTGTGAATGACCCCCAATGAACCCGTTGAACCCTTCTCTACTAGGCCAATACAAGGCCTGACCCAGTCAACTGGCACCTGTGTGCTTTGGGACACAAGAaagctttctgtcctgcccatgGGAAGAACTGTGGCCAGGCCTGCTCACCCCCTCCCTACTCTGCACCTTGGCCTATATGGTACAAGTTCACACCTAGGACCATCCCAGCTCCTCTTCAACCCTTTCATATACGTGTTCTCATTGCAGCCTTCCTTCAGGTCTGGAAGAGGGTAATGCTCCCTCAGGAACAGAAAAAGATGGGCCCTGGGAGCAGGCCACCACCCCCTTCCCTCCACCAGACTGACTGGGAGGGTCTAGAGTGGAAGTGGGCTCTAGAGTCATATTAGTCTTGAGATCTCAGCCCTGCCCTGGCCAGCTGTTGAGCCCCTGGCAGTAGCTGTATAGCAACCAGCCTTCCCTTGTCTGACTGCTCCAAACAAGACGCACCAGCGCCAGCCTCAACCTGTGAGAACCAGTGTTGGAACAGACGGTAAGCTTTAATCACCAAGCATGCAACAGTGCCCAGGAGCTTAAAACCTGCCAAGACTGCCACTCCCCAGTCTCTGTTCCCTAACTGACCGATGGATGAGGTGTAATCTGTGGCTCCGAAGATCAGCTCTGGGGCACGGTAGTACCGAGAACAGATGTAGGAAACATTGGGCTCCCCCCGAACCAACTGCTTTGCACTGTGGGAAGAGATAGGCAGGGTTAAGCATAAACCCAAGGCTGAGGCTCTCACCCTTTTAGGTACCCCACAGGTTCTAGGTCAGACTTACCTGCCAAAGTCACAGAGCTTGAGGACAGCAGTGTCAGGGTCCACAAGCAAATTCTGGGGCTTGATGTCACGGTGACACACACCTTGGGAGTGGATGTAGGCCAAGCTCCGGAAGAGCTGGTACATGTACACCTAAAATGGACAGGGCACAGCTCTACTCCAGCCCACTGCTTCCCACATGCACATTGCTGGCCCACATCAGACCATTCTCTTTGCTGGCTGTTCATGGCCTCAGTTCCTGAACCCTGTTTGAAACCCCTGATCCTCATACTTTGCATAGCCCAGAGGGCCCCattcccaatttctttttttttttttttaaatatatttatttatgccgggcggtggtggcgcacgcctttaatcccagcactcgggaggcagaggcaggcggatctctgtgagttcgagaccagcctggtctacaagagctagttccaggacaggctccaaaaaaccacagagaaaccctgtctcgaaaaaccaaaaatatatatat
This genomic window from Chionomys nivalis chromosome 2, mChiNiv1.1, whole genome shotgun sequence contains:
- the Gsk3a gene encoding glycogen synthase kinase-3 alpha, translated to MSGGGPSGGGPGGSGRARTSSFAEPGGGGGGGGGGPGGSASGPGGTGGGKASVGAMGGGVGASSSGGGPSGSGGGGSGGPGAGTSFPPPGVKLGRDSGKVTTVVATLGQGPERSQEVAYTDIKVIGNGSFGVVYQARLAETRELVAIKKVLQDKRFKNRELQIMRKLDHCNIVRLRYFFYSSGEKKDELYLNLVLEYVPETVYRVARHFTKAKLIIPIIYVKVYMYQLFRSLAYIHSQGVCHRDIKPQNLLVDPDTAVLKLCDFGSAKQLVRGEPNVSYICSRYYRAPELIFGATDYTSSIDVWSAGCVLAELLLGQPIFPGDSGVDQLVEIIKVLGTPTREQIREMNPNYTEFKFPQIKAHPWTKVFKSRTPPEAIALCSSLLEYTPSSRLSPLEACAHSFFDELRCLGTQLPNNRPLPPLFNFSPGELSIQPSLNAILIPPHLRSPAGPAALTSSSQALTETQTGPDWQAPDAAPTLANSS